From one Eptesicus fuscus isolate TK198812 chromosome 21, DD_ASM_mEF_20220401, whole genome shotgun sequence genomic stretch:
- the PAK4 gene encoding serine/threonine-protein kinase PAK 4 has product MFGKKKKRVEISAPSNFEHRVHTGFDQHEQKFTGLPRQWQSLIEESARRPKPLIDPACITSIQHEAPKTIVRGSKGAKDGALTLLLDEFENMSVTRSNSLRRDSPPPPPTRARQENGMPSEQAATPREGPEKAGSQSRVAGRREGSGSSGDKRRVGPEKKPKSSREGSGGPQESSRDKRPLSGPDVSTPQPAGVASGAKVAAGRPFNTYPRADTDHPSRGAQGEPHNMAPNGPSVGALAVPQSSSSRPPARARGPPSPGVLGPHASEPQLAPPARTHAAPTGTPASGPPGPRSPQREPQRVSHEQFRAALQLVVDPGDPRSYLDNFIKIGEGSTGVVCIATVRSSGRLVAVKKMDLRKQQRRELLFNEVVIMRDYQHENVVEMYNSYLVGDELWVVMEFLEGGALTDIVTHTRMNEEQIASVCLAVLQALSVLHAQGVIHRDIKSDSILLTHDGRVKLSDFGFCAQVSKEVPRRKSLVGTPYWMAPELISRLPYGPEVDIWSLGVMVIEMVDGEPPYFNEPPLKAMKMIRDNLPPRLKNLHKVSPSLKGFLDRLLVRDPAQRATAAELLKHPFLAKAGPPASIVPLMRHNRTR; this is encoded by the exons ATGTTTGGGAAGAAGAAGAAGCGGGTAGAGATCTCAGCACCATCCAACTTCGAGCACCGCGTGCACACGGGCTTCGACCAGCATGAGCAGAAGTTCACGGGGCTGCCCCGCCAATGGCAGAGCCTGATCGAGGAGTCAGCTCGTCGGCCCAAGCCCCTCATCGACCCTGCCTGCATCACTTCCATCCAGCATGAGGCCCCCAAG ACCATCGTGCGGGGCAGCAAAGGTGCCAAGGATGGGGCCCTCACGCTGCTACTGGATGAGTTTGAGAACATGTCAGTGACACGCTCCAATTCCCTGCGGAGAGACAGCCCGCCTCCACCACCCACTCGTGCCCGCCAGGAAAATGGGATGCCCTCGGAGCAGGCCGCCACACCCAGAGAGGGCCCAGAGAAGGCGGGCAGCCAAAGCCGGGTTGCTGGTCGCCGTGAGGGGAGTGGCAGCAGTGGTGACAAGCGGCGGGTGGGGCCGGAGAAGAAGCCCAAGTcttccagggagggctcaggggGGCCCCAGGAATCCTCCCGGGACAAGCgacccctctctgggcctgacgTCAGCACCCCCCAGCCTGCTGGTGTGGCCAGTGGGGCGAAAGTGGCTGCTGGCCGGCCCTTTAACACGTACCCGCGGGCCGATACGGATCATCCATCCCGGGGCGCCCAG GGGGAGCCTCACAACATGGCCCCCAATGGGCCATCAGTGGGGGCCCTGGCTGTCCCCCAGTCCTCTTCCTCCCGGCCTCCGGCCCGAGCTCGGGGCCCCCCCAGCCCTGGAGTGCTGGGCCCCCATGCCTCCGAGCCCCAGCTGGCCCCTCCAGCCCGAACCCACGCTGCCCCGACTGGCACCCCCGCCTCTGGGCCTCCTGGCCCCCGCTCTCCACAGCGGGAACCCCAGCGTGTGTCCCATGAGCAGTTCCGGGCTGCTCTGCAGTTGGTGGTGGACCCTGGTGACCCCCGCTCCTACCTGGACAACTTCATCAAGATCGGCGAGGGCTCCACAGGCGTCGTGTGCATCGCCACGGTGCGCAGCTCCGGGCGCCTGGTGGCCGTCAAGAAGATGGACCTGCGCAAGCAGCAGCGGCGTGAGCTGCTCTTCAATGAG GTGGTGATCATGCGCGACTATCAGCACGAGAATGTGGTGGAGATGTACAACAGCTACCTGGTGGGCGATGAGCTCTGGGTGGTGATGGAGTTCCTGGAAGGCGGTGCCCTCACTGACATCGTCACCCACACCAG GATGAACGAGGAGCAGATTGCCTCCGTGTGCCTCGCCGTGCTGCAGGCCCTGTCTGTGCTCCACGCCCAGGGCGTGATCCACCGGGACATCAAGAGTGACTCCATCCTGCTGACCCACGACGGCAGG GTAAAGCTGTCAGACTTCGGGTTCTGCGCCCAGGTGAGCAAGGAGGTGCCACGGAGGAAGTCACTGGTTGGCACGCCCTACTGGATGGCCCCAGAGCTCATCTCCCGCCTTCCCTACGGGCCAGAG GTGGACATCTGGTCGCTGGGGGTGATGGTGATTGAGATGGTGGACGGGGAGCCCCCCTACTTCAATGAGCCACCCCTCAAAGCCATGAAGATGATTCGGGACAACCTGCCACCCCGACTGAAGAACCTGCACAAG GTGTCGCCGTCCCTGAAGGGCTTCCTGGACCGCCTGCTGGTGCGTGACCCAGCACAGCGGGCCACGGCAGCGGAGCTGCTGAAGCACCCGTTCCTGGCCAAAGCGGGCCCGCCCGCCAGCATCGTGCCCCTCATGCGCCACAACCGCACCAGATGA